A single region of the Candidatus Syntrophosphaera sp. genome encodes:
- a CDS encoding MFS transporter, which yields MGKNVRHTTRPEDRISLKQKSAYAVGMFVNNLQAAALPAMVVILNLGLGMDVMLVGLIGSIPRIFDAISDPLVGYISDNHRSRWGRRRPFIFVGALLAGLIFAVMWQVPSGYINILGKDPVAQHQTITLETNDAVVDEDAGISVNYDTENPDISYVLYGPQLLSEKNDSGFATDLDGYPQIEMNVKFPAYESLRVVINEAKTDAVEAPESYYLDLTQENSQEGKGNLYKFRLEDFKRLDSEESQQGNNQLDIQSIASIRVDLRGAEGSGAAAISTFKLRKSEGFFTKYFIYFLVMSILFFLAYTIYATPFVAFGYEMTPDYHERTRLHAFANTVGQLAWLGVPWFYAIMSSTLFRDTVHGARTLAIAVGILVAGLGVIPAIFLRETQIIEPVERAVKGVWKNLSEFFKGIKTTFKCKPFVKLCGATFLVFNGFQLGSSFAIYVMIYYLFNGNNSSAGKLLGWYGMLTSIATLGVIQLTAWVATRIGKRRTFLITISLSMLGYALKWFGYNPAHPYWLLFAAPLVAFGSGSLFTLMGAMISDVCDYDELTTHKRREGVFGAIYWWMVKIGMSLAGLLTGVLLKVSKFDLALGAGQEERTLYLLRVFDVGIPIITSAIALWLIFKYTLTEERVYQIRAELEERHKKIVEPMETAVSDS from the coding sequence ATGGGTAAAAACGTACGTCATACCACAAGACCTGAAGACAGGATATCCTTAAAACAGAAATCAGCTTACGCTGTGGGAATGTTTGTAAACAACCTGCAGGCGGCCGCCCTTCCGGCCATGGTTGTAATTCTCAACCTGGGACTGGGCATGGATGTGATGCTGGTGGGCCTCATCGGATCAATTCCCCGCATCTTTGACGCCATTTCAGACCCCTTGGTGGGCTATATATCCGACAACCATCGCAGCAGATGGGGTCGGCGCAGGCCCTTCATTTTTGTTGGTGCTTTACTGGCGGGACTGATCTTTGCCGTGATGTGGCAGGTCCCATCTGGATACATCAACATTTTGGGCAAAGACCCAGTGGCGCAGCATCAAACCATAACCCTGGAAACCAACGACGCGGTTGTCGATGAAGACGCAGGGATCTCCGTAAACTATGACACAGAGAATCCGGATATATCCTATGTGCTTTACGGACCCCAACTGCTCTCGGAGAAAAATGATTCCGGATTTGCCACCGATCTTGACGGATACCCTCAGATCGAAATGAACGTAAAATTCCCCGCCTATGAATCCCTGCGGGTAGTGATCAATGAAGCCAAAACTGATGCCGTGGAAGCACCTGAGTCCTATTATCTTGATCTTACGCAGGAGAATTCCCAGGAAGGCAAAGGCAATCTGTATAAATTCAGACTGGAAGACTTTAAGCGGCTTGACTCGGAAGAAAGCCAACAAGGAAACAATCAGCTTGACATCCAGTCGATCGCCAGCATCAGGGTCGATCTCAGAGGGGCTGAAGGATCCGGAGCTGCTGCCATCAGCACTTTCAAGCTGAGGAAAAGCGAGGGATTTTTCACCAAATACTTCATCTATTTCCTGGTAATGTCCATTCTCTTCTTCCTTGCCTACACGATCTACGCCACTCCCTTTGTCGCCTTCGGTTATGAAATGACACCCGATTATCATGAGCGGACAAGGCTTCACGCCTTTGCCAATACGGTTGGCCAATTGGCCTGGCTTGGAGTGCCCTGGTTTTACGCGATCATGTCCAGCACCCTGTTCCGGGATACGGTGCATGGAGCTCGCACCCTGGCAATTGCAGTAGGAATCCTTGTGGCAGGTTTGGGAGTAATTCCGGCGATCTTTTTGAGGGAAACCCAAATTATTGAACCCGTGGAAAGGGCTGTCAAGGGCGTGTGGAAAAACCTCAGCGAGTTCTTCAAGGGGATCAAGACCACCTTCAAATGCAAACCTTTCGTCAAACTCTGTGGCGCTACCTTCCTGGTCTTCAACGGATTTCAGTTGGGTTCCTCATTCGCGATCTATGTGATGATCTATTATTTGTTCAACGGAAACAACTCCAGTGCCGGGAAACTGCTGGGATGGTATGGCATGCTCACTTCCATCGCCACCCTGGGAGTGATCCAATTGACCGCCTGGGTGGCTACCAGGATCGGCAAACGCAGAACTTTCCTGATCACAATTTCACTATCGATGCTGGGATATGCGCTTAAGTGGTTTGGTTACAATCCCGCGCATCCCTATTGGCTGCTCTTCGCCGCCCCGCTGGTGGCTTTTGGTTCCGGATCCCTGTTCACGCTGATGGGGGCGATGATCTCCGATGTATGCGATTACGACGAATTGACCACCCACAAACGGCGTGAAGGTGTCTTTGGCGCAATCTACTGGTGGATGGTGAAAATCGGGATGTCACTGGCAGGACTGCTGACGGGAGTGCTGCTCAAAGTCTCCAAATTCGATCTGGCGCTAGGAGCGGGTCAGGAAGAACGGACCCTCTACCTGCTGAGAGTGTTCGACGTGGGCATACCCATAATAACTTCCGCCATCGCGCTGTGGCTGATCTTCAAGTACACGCTTACCGAAGAGCGGGTCTACCAGATCCGCGCCGAGTTGGAAGAGCGCCACAAGAAGATAGTGGAACCCATGGAAACTGCAGTGTCTGATTCATAG
- a CDS encoding family 16 glycosylhydrolase: MAVKTLSLLSLAMVLFLVFGCDRITPPDLVPDTTVPPNYTLVWADEFDQASPVPNSDNWGYDLGYGSNGWGNDEWQLYTNAPENVRVEDGNLVISAVWDSINYPVPGKRDGSITSARLNTKDKFSFKFGKVQARIKAPTDTGMWPAFWMLGKNYDTLGWPQCGEIDIMEISPLLHDDRTTLCTLHWWDDEIGSHNSYGQHKKLNEPLSADYHVYEVEWDEQRVVGKIDDITYFIKVIDPSTMDEFLKEFFLILNVAVGGNLGGAPDATTNWPQSMYVDWIRVYQSEESLIPIETFGIFTDETPVDAGLEIGVNAEIYVWENTLTGGTIPPYEGPNVISWSTTGQGWFGAGISSNSPLDLSGFAEGNIKFMIKIPANVSFKIGINDASGTESYVLFPAGQTSYGLVRNGEWGQAIIPVADIRGNVDLEVLSYEFIILEENGIQCQFAIDDIYWDGGGASASRVYFDMDSYAQDTTAATITVEDAAAAGQLVSVNVSNGSETVSLGITLGGAGIGTGILNFGPTNDNTDTIAITAGGFVTATYIDTYGTIRTDTANISGGSSPDAIGIYSETHTDPMLVYSQIINSADWSGNSAEPNEQSTAVTPVDGIYVLSVNFTDLGAGWGGIAFNFGAQDISGYSTFVINVDKTAMPDLAHLGIKFEDNTGGATEVDLASYTPVISGNWSRYEIPVSHFPAVNLSAVKYLGLWNPFTSGNTYIVGQLYFDDIHLTN, encoded by the coding sequence ATGGCAGTTAAAACGTTAAGTTTGCTCAGTTTGGCAATGGTGTTGTTTCTGGTCTTTGGATGCGATAGGATAACGCCTCCGGATCTGGTGCCAGATACCACCGTTCCCCCCAACTATACATTAGTGTGGGCAGATGAATTTGACCAGGCCAGCCCGGTTCCCAACAGCGATAACTGGGGTTATGACCTTGGTTATGGCAGCAATGGCTGGGGCAATGATGAATGGCAACTTTATACCAATGCTCCGGAAAATGTGAGGGTGGAAGACGGCAATCTGGTAATTTCGGCAGTTTGGGATTCGATCAATTATCCTGTCCCTGGCAAGCGCGATGGTTCCATCACCTCAGCCCGGCTTAACACCAAAGATAAATTCTCGTTTAAATTCGGCAAAGTTCAGGCCCGGATTAAAGCTCCCACCGATACCGGCATGTGGCCGGCTTTCTGGATGCTGGGCAAGAATTATGACACCTTGGGTTGGCCCCAGTGCGGGGAGATCGACATCATGGAGATCAGCCCCCTGCTGCACGATGACAGAACAACCTTGTGCACTTTGCATTGGTGGGATGATGAGATTGGCAGCCACAATTCCTACGGCCAGCACAAGAAACTGAACGAGCCCTTATCCGCAGACTACCACGTCTACGAAGTGGAATGGGATGAGCAGCGGGTCGTTGGCAAGATCGATGACATCACATATTTTATAAAGGTAATTGACCCCAGTACGATGGATGAATTCCTCAAGGAGTTTTTCCTGATCCTCAATGTTGCTGTGGGCGGCAATTTGGGTGGCGCACCAGACGCGACCACCAATTGGCCTCAGAGCATGTATGTCGACTGGATCCGGGTGTATCAAAGCGAGGAATCGCTGATCCCGATCGAGACTTTTGGCATTTTTACAGACGAAACACCAGTGGACGCCGGTTTGGAAATTGGCGTGAATGCCGAGATATATGTCTGGGAGAACACTCTTACCGGCGGAACCATACCGCCCTATGAAGGTCCCAACGTAATTTCTTGGTCCACCACCGGACAAGGTTGGTTCGGAGCCGGGATCAGTTCAAACAGCCCGCTAGACCTATCTGGATTTGCGGAAGGAAACATCAAATTCATGATCAAGATCCCAGCCAACGTCAGCTTCAAGATCGGGATCAACGACGCTTCTGGGACTGAAAGCTATGTGCTGTTTCCCGCCGGCCAGACAAGCTATGGCCTGGTCCGGAACGGTGAATGGGGACAGGCCATAATACCAGTGGCGGATATCAGGGGCAATGTCGACCTGGAAGTGCTCAGCTATGAATTCATCATCTTGGAAGAGAACGGAATCCAGTGCCAGTTTGCCATCGACGATATTTATTGGGATGGCGGAGGAGCTTCCGCAAGCAGAGTTTACTTTGACATGGACAGCTACGCGCAAGACACGACCGCGGCTACGATCACGGTAGAAGACGCGGCGGCAGCAGGACAGCTTGTTTCCGTTAATGTAAGCAATGGTTCGGAGACGGTCAGTCTTGGAATTACCCTTGGGGGCGCGGGCATTGGCACGGGTATCCTGAATTTCGGCCCCACCAATGACAATACGGACACGATCGCCATCACGGCGGGTGGTTTTGTCACCGCGACCTACATTGACACCTACGGCACCATCAGAACTGATACGGCCAATATTTCAGGCGGAAGCAGCCCGGACGCGATCGGGATATATTCTGAAACCCATACCGATCCCATGCTTGTCTACAGCCAGATCATAAACAGCGCCGACTGGAGCGGAAATTCGGCGGAACCGAATGAACAAAGCACCGCGGTAACACCGGTTGACGGCATTTATGTGCTTTCCGTGAATTTCACCGATCTGGGAGCCGGCTGGGGCGGGATCGCCTTTAACTTTGGCGCTCAGGATATCTCAGGATATTCCACCTTTGTGATCAATGTTGATAAGACGGCCATGCCTGATCTGGCCCACCTTGGCATCAAGTTCGAAGATAACACGGGAGGGGCCACCGAGGTCGATCTGGCTTCATACACGCCGGTGATTTCGGGAAACTGGTCCCGCTACGAGATTCCCGTGAGCCATTTTCCAGCGGTGAACCTGAGCGCGGTGAAATACCTGGGCTTGTGGAATCCCTTCACCAGTGGAAACACCTATATAGTGGGACAACTTTATTTCGATGACATTCATTTGACGAACTGA
- a CDS encoding GntR family transcriptional regulator — protein sequence MINTTHKYIRIKNRIKDMITTGLLVERLPGERVLASELEVSYMTLRKAVAELVEEGILYKDSTKGTFIGHKKNNSRITKNIGFFLDDSIKEGISSPYYSLVFRSLEEEATNHGYNILFFSDFDDLNPLKNKKKVDGVIICCFPRLEDRIQEIKSFVPIVLLDNIASDKSIPSVTIDNFNSCSHSTEYLLSLGHRRIGFVSGLLDSDVCKDRLLGYKNALARFGLKEDRSLVFKGDYSCESGERAGKYFVSLSEPPTAIVCANDSMAIGALKVIRESGFKIPGDISLIGFDDILLASKVFPTLTTNAAPIAEMARKAVEILLTEMKGGNTDFLHVILQAKLIKRDSCALLPV from the coding sequence ATGATAAACACAACACATAAATACATCAGAATCAAAAACCGGATCAAGGACATGATCACAACCGGTTTGCTGGTTGAAAGGCTCCCGGGTGAGAGAGTTCTGGCCAGTGAACTGGAAGTTTCCTACATGACCTTGCGCAAGGCCGTGGCGGAGCTGGTGGAAGAGGGCATCCTGTACAAAGACAGCACCAAGGGAACATTCATAGGCCACAAAAAGAACAATTCCAGGATTACAAAAAACATCGGTTTCTTCTTGGACGACAGCATCAAAGAAGGAATCTCAAGCCCATATTACTCTCTTGTATTCAGATCCCTGGAGGAAGAAGCCACCAATCATGGCTACAATATCCTGTTTTTCTCCGATTTTGATGATCTGAACCCGCTGAAGAACAAGAAAAAAGTCGATGGGGTGATAATTTGCTGCTTTCCCCGCTTAGAGGACAGGATCCAGGAAATCAAGAGTTTTGTGCCCATAGTCTTGTTGGATAACATCGCCTCAGATAAATCCATTCCCTCGGTAACGATCGATAATTTCAACAGTTGCAGCCACTCCACCGAATATTTGTTGTCGCTTGGCCATAGACGCATCGGGTTTGTCTCCGGACTCCTGGATTCAGATGTCTGCAAGGACAGGTTGCTCGGCTACAAGAACGCTCTGGCCCGTTTTGGCCTCAAAGAGGACAGATCTTTGGTGTTCAAGGGAGATTACTCTTGTGAATCGGGTGAAAGAGCCGGAAAATATTTTGTCTCCCTCTCCGAACCTCCAACCGCGATTGTTTGCGCGAACGATTCAATGGCAATTGGCGCATTGAAAGTGATCCGCGAAAGTGGCTTCAAGATCCCCGGGGATATCAGCCTCATCGGCTTTGACGATATCCTGCTGGCTTCCAAGGTTTTCCCTACCCTCACCACTAATGCCGCTCCCATAGCAGAAATGGCCCGCAAAGCAGTGGAAATCCTCCTCACCGAAATGAAAGGCGGAAACACGGATTTTCTGCATGTGATCCTGCAGGCAAAATTGATCAAACGGGATTCCTGCGCACTCTTGCCAGTCTAA